Sequence from the Candidatus Neomarinimicrobiota bacterium genome:
GAAGCATCCTTGGTGGCTTCCGTGAGGGCATAAGCTTCTTCCAGCGAGGTGGCGGTCAGCATGGCATTGTCGGGGTCCATGTCAAAGGCCTCGATCATCTTGTCCTGCAGTTCCAATGACTTCAGGCCCTTCGGCAGCAGGTTGCGGCTGTCATAGTCCATTTCCAGTTGGAAGCCGCGATAGGCGAAGTAGCCCACCACAATCACTACCGCCACCAGCGAAAAGACCCAACGCTTAGACAACCATTGCGCCGCGGTGCCCAGGAACCGGTAGGAAATATCCCGCGGTGGCTTGGGCTCTGCGTCTTTACGAATGCGGCCCCAGAAGCGCTCCCGAATCACCAGCAGGGTCGGCAAAGCCGTCAGGGCGGCGATCATGGTCAGGATGAGACCCACACCCAGCACCAGGCCGAACTGCCGCATGCCGTCGGTCTTGCCGAATATCAGGGTCATGAACGCGATGGCCGTGGTGCAGGCTCCGGTGATGATCCCCTTACCCGACCGCGTCATCGCACCCGTCATGGCGCTGAGGATATCCTCCCCCCTGGCCCGCCACTCGGTATACACCGCGATGATATGGATCGAGAAATCGATCCCCAGACCCACCAGCATGGCCCCCATCATGGTCGTCATTATGTTGAGTTCACCCGCCAACGGCCAGGCCATGCCCATGGCCCAGATCACACCAAAAACGAGGGTGATGATCGCCAGGAAGGGCGCTACAATCATCCGAAAAGCCACCATAAAGAGAATAAGCACCCCCACCAGTGCCAGCAGGGTGATGACGATCATATCCGTACTGATGGCCGCCATCTTATCCCGGCCCAGCACGATGGAACCGGTGAGCCCCGCGTCCACACCGTACTTCTCCGCCACCGGCAGCATAACCGCCTCGATGGAATCCGGACACGCCATCATGGGCTCCAGGTCGTATATGCTGAAAGTGGTCATGACCTTGAAGATCATCATGCGGCGGTCCCAACTCTGGTTATAGCCGCTGCCAAACAGGATGGCCTCGCTGGCGGCGGCTCCGGCACCCTCCACCCGGCCCTCCAGCGCATTGTCAAACTCATCCACCCAGGTCTGGATACCGTCCAGGAATCGCACAGCACCCTGCTCCTGCTCCAGGTTGGAGAGCTGCTCCTCGCTCTGGATATATTCCTTCTCGAAACTGTCATTCAGGTTGGTGAGAAAGCCCACCAGGTTGGGATCCTCGAACAGGGTCCGGCTGTTCTCCAGGTCCTTGGATTTCATCAGCATCAGCGCGTGTTCGGCCAGAAAGTCCCTGGGGGCCTGGTAGACCACGTCGGTCACGTACTGTTCCAGAGCTTCGACTCGGGGTATGGCTTCGTCGGCGAAAGCCCGTAAAGCTGGACCATCCCCTTCCGCTACGATATACAGCGTTGAGGTGGCGTTGTATTCCTCCGAAATCGTGTTAAGCTCGATGATGGAGGGATCGTCCTGGGGCATCATGTCCTGGAATTCTGTGCTGATGCTCAGCTGCCCCATCATTCCGGCGCAGACAATCGTAAAAATCGTGATCCATAGCAGCGACCACCAGGGACGCTTCACCACATAGGTGGCGACGGCAGACAATAATCGATCACGCATGGGAAACGCCCTTTCACAAGAAAACCATCAAAAGTATGTGGAACCATAGGGCTGGAAACTACGAGGCACTTTTCGTGATTACAAAGCTCTGTTTGCACCTTCGGCTAAGTGCTAACCATCTGATCGGCGCCAGTTCGGCATTAACGGCAATGCCCATTTTAATTTTAGACTGGGTGTTACGCACCATATGACGACGTTCAGCGGTGGAATTGACTGGCGGGATTTCAGACCGGTTTGCCTAATTTAGGGACCGGTGGTAATGCCGCTGAATCCCATCTGGTAATCACTATTGGCAGAAGTACCCATGCAGAA
This genomic interval carries:
- a CDS encoding MMPL family transporter; protein product: MRDRLLSAVATYVVKRPWWSLLWITIFTIVCAGMMGQLSISTEFQDMMPQDDPSIIELNTISEEYNATSTLYIVAEGDGPALRAFADEAIPRVEALEQYVTDVVYQAPRDFLAEHALMLMKSKDLENSRTLFEDPNLVGFLTNLNDSFEKEYIQSEEQLSNLEQEQGAVRFLDGIQTWVDEFDNALEGRVEGAGAAASEAILFGSGYNQSWDRRMMIFKVMTTFSIYDLEPMMACPDSIEAVMLPVAEKYGVDAGLTGSIVLGRDKMAAISTDMIVITLLALVGVLILFMVAFRMIVAPFLAIITLVFGVIWAMGMAWPLAGELNIMTTMMGAMLVGLGIDFSIHIIAVYTEWRARGEDILSAMTGAMTRSGKGIITGACTTAIAFMTLIFGKTDGMRQFGLVLGVGLILTMIAALTALPTLLVIRERFWGRIRKDAEPKPPRDISYRFLGTAAQWLSKRWVFSLVAVVIVVGYFAYRGFQLEMDYDSRNLLPKGLKSLELQDKMIEAFDMDPDNAMLTATSLEEAYALTEATKDASTIGVVSSIVDLLPPEGEQEQRKALVADVRRAMSRAQVSPTLTQADLDRLKAEVERLEDNVMEIQSMALIGGQDKVYLKAGLLVGVVPDEEDPSMVALHERLHPSMADITRGTLTQFREKLTSPASVGPEDVRPFHLDFAGHFKPAVIRMANTETLTIESLPPVIHDQYVGKSGKHFLIYVFARENIWNRQNMERLNDEMQKVSPRATGMPIVYHALLGAMFADGKLAVQIALVLIFLLLLADFRNVWKALLAIIPLIFGVLLMLGVMHLSGIMLSLVGIYAVPIIIGIGIDDGVHIIHRYNVEGADAHGTVFASTGRAILLTSLTTMLAFGSLWFAAMAGLGDLGVVLFIGVGSCFVATVLVIPVLAGLGRQISGRKGSDTGQILKTDAD